One genomic segment of Chloroflexota bacterium includes these proteins:
- a CDS encoding CoB--CoM heterodisulfide reductase iron-sulfur subunit A family protein produces the protein MNSTRALVIGAGIAGIQAALDIANSGYEVVLVERLPSIGGRMAQFSETFPTLDCAQCILTPRTVEVGRHENIHLLTYAEVESVRGDIGDFSVRIRRHPAYVDWSKCTGCGLCQEKCPKRVPSEFEGQMGTRKAIYTLSPQAVPNKPVIDRDNCIYFERGKCQACVKFCPVGAIDWDQREQVIEERVGAIIVATGYDLYPLADLKEYGCGEVPDVISGLQFERLLSASGPTAGEVRRPSDGKVPREVVFVQCAGSRDPETGVPYCSKFCCMYTAKHAMLYKHKVHDGQAYVFYIDIRAAGKGYEEFIRRAMEEDRVLYLRGKVSKIFRDGDRVMVWGVDTLSGQSVEIAADLVVLATATVPSSGTAELAKLLHLEADDCGFLIEADANLRPLETSRPGVFLAGAVQGPKDIPEAVAQASGAAAKVLTLFGQWCAQESIPEAALAST, from the coding sequence GTGAATAGCACTCGGGCGCTCGTCATCGGCGCTGGTATCGCTGGCATCCAGGCGGCACTGGACATCGCCAATTCCGGCTACGAGGTCGTGCTGGTCGAACGACTCCCCTCCATTGGCGGGCGCATGGCCCAATTCTCCGAGACTTTTCCCACCTTGGATTGTGCGCAGTGCATTCTGACCCCGCGCACGGTCGAAGTTGGCCGCCACGAAAACATCCATCTGTTGACCTACGCAGAGGTCGAGTCGGTGAGGGGAGATATAGGCGATTTCTCGGTGCGAATCCGCCGTCATCCGGCCTATGTGGACTGGAGCAAGTGCACTGGCTGTGGCCTATGCCAGGAGAAATGCCCCAAGCGCGTGCCGTCGGAATTCGAGGGGCAGATGGGCACACGCAAGGCTATCTACACCTTGTCGCCTCAGGCGGTCCCCAATAAACCAGTCATTGATCGTGACAATTGCATCTACTTTGAACGCGGCAAGTGCCAGGCTTGTGTGAAGTTCTGCCCCGTCGGCGCGATTGACTGGGATCAAAGAGAGCAAGTGATAGAGGAGCGCGTTGGCGCGATTATCGTGGCCACCGGCTACGATCTCTACCCGCTGGCTGATCTGAAAGAATACGGCTGCGGCGAGGTCCCTGATGTGATCAGCGGCCTCCAGTTCGAGCGTTTGCTCTCCGCCTCTGGTCCCACGGCGGGCGAAGTCAGGCGGCCCTCCGACGGCAAGGTGCCCCGGGAAGTCGTCTTTGTGCAGTGCGCTGGCTCCCGGGACCCCGAAACCGGTGTGCCATACTGCTCCAAATTCTGTTGTATGTACACCGCGAAACATGCCATGCTCTACAAACATAAGGTGCACGATGGACAGGCTTATGTGTTTTACATTGACATTCGCGCGGCGGGTAAAGGCTACGAGGAATTCATCCGCAGGGCAATGGAAGAGGATCGCGTGCTCTACCTGCGTGGCAAAGTGAGCAAGATATTCCGTGACGGCGACAGAGTGATGGTATGGGGTGTGGACACGCTCAGTGGGCAGAGTGTAGAGATTGCTGCCGACTTGGTCGTATTGGCAACGGCCACCGTGCCATCGTCAGGCACGGCGGAACTGGCGAAGTTGCTTCATCTCGAGGCCGATGATTGCGGCTTTTTAATCGAAGCCGACGCCAATTTACGTCCATTAGAGACTTCGCGCCCTGGCGTTTTCTTGGCGGGAGCGGTGCAGGGACCAAAAGACATTCCCGAGGCCGTGGCCCAGGCCAGCGGTGCGGCGGCTAAGGTGCTGACATTATTTGGGCAATGGTGCGCCCAAGAGTCCATTCCTGAGGCCGCCCTCGCCTCCACGTGA
- a CDS encoding Fe-S-containing hydro-lyase has product MKITTPLTDETIAKLRAGDEVHITGTIYVGRDAAHKRLVEALEKGEPLPFDPKGQIIYYMGPSPAKPGKPIGSAGPTTSYRMDPYTPRLLQAGLKGMIGKGNRSPEVREAIRKYEAVYMAATGGAAALIAKSIKEAEVIAYDDLGAEALRRLQVEDFPAIVVNDMYGGDAYEDGKAKYQVT; this is encoded by the coding sequence ATGAAAATAACGACACCTCTCACGGACGAAACAATTGCGAAACTTCGCGCTGGAGATGAAGTGCACATTACGGGGACGATCTATGTGGGCCGCGATGCAGCCCACAAGCGACTGGTCGAGGCGCTAGAGAAAGGCGAGCCGCTGCCCTTTGACCCCAAGGGCCAGATCATTTATTATATGGGGCCGTCTCCGGCCAAACCAGGCAAACCCATTGGTTCCGCTGGGCCTACCACCAGTTACCGGATGGATCCTTACACGCCCCGTCTGCTCCAGGCAGGCTTGAAGGGCATGATTGGCAAGGGGAATCGCTCGCCGGAAGTCCGCGAGGCCATCCGAAAATATGAGGCAGTGTACATGGCCGCCACTGGTGGAGCAGCGGCACTCATCGCCAAATCTATCAAAGAGGCGGAGGTCATCGCCTACGATGACTTGGGTGCGGAGGCGCTACGGCGGCTGCAGGTAGAGGACTTTCCTGCCATCGTCGTGAACGATATGTACGGTGGCGACGCCTATGAAGATGGCAAAGCCAAATACCAGGTGACATAA
- a CDS encoding glycosyltransferase family 39 protein has protein sequence MTQPSLSRQERFTIALLILIAFLARLALLQVDRVVWGDEPFYLWLGRNWITGQGYSFTGHPDVHHTPGYPFLTGIIYPLTHNMELSSDLCYLVFGSLLPLPIYLITRRIYGPPATFAGLLAALYPALTGAILRWGTLTEAPYYTLVYSGLYACLVALEDERRWAYALAGALFGAAYLVRPEAIGYIVVLFLFLSAMKLFSRRLFHRPVLAGLVLFAASAALFVLPYAAYTAYHTGHWMITEKAGVTFETGIGLAYGNTAAFDKSTWRLDSTGKEVYFFSPESYLVEVGGATITRTAFVKLILRNSWAFIELLFTWRLFPYFFLIPVGLALFQKPWDRLYLQRQLFMVASIAPVLGFVLFFVQERYIAAVLPGLLVWLGAGLWELGRWLSDTATQLRLPGAMPKVIRSFLNLIPLLFVLVYCLAMQPNMLNKTSTGSWRPAHKEIGLWLRDKVTPDTVIMSRYPAIAFHADTKWAATPNAEVGEITDYLQAKNVRYWVLDEREVRLRPQFEGLISGEAVPAWLRLIYSETLQGERMVVYEVML, from the coding sequence ATGACGCAGCCATCCTTGTCCCGACAAGAGCGTTTCACCATCGCTTTGCTCATCCTCATCGCGTTTTTGGCGCGGCTGGCACTACTCCAAGTTGACCGTGTAGTGTGGGGTGACGAGCCTTTCTACCTCTGGTTAGGAAGGAATTGGATCACTGGCCAGGGTTATAGTTTCACGGGTCACCCTGATGTGCATCATACCCCTGGCTATCCCTTTCTCACAGGTATTATTTACCCGCTCACACACAATATGGAACTGAGTTCGGATCTTTGCTACCTGGTCTTCGGTTCCTTGCTCCCCCTGCCGATTTATCTGATCACTCGGCGTATCTACGGTCCCCCTGCTACCTTCGCAGGACTGCTCGCTGCTCTCTATCCTGCCTTGACGGGCGCGATCCTGCGCTGGGGCACATTGACGGAAGCACCATACTACACCCTCGTGTACAGTGGCCTCTACGCTTGTTTGGTGGCCCTGGAGGACGAGCGCCGCTGGGCCTATGCCCTGGCAGGCGCGCTCTTCGGAGCGGCCTATCTCGTGCGCCCAGAGGCTATCGGATACATCGTGGTTTTGTTCTTGTTCTTGTCGGCCATGAAATTGTTCTCACGGCGACTCTTCCACCGCCCTGTGTTAGCAGGGTTGGTGCTGTTTGCGGCCAGCGCGGCCCTCTTCGTGCTACCTTATGCCGCCTACACGGCATACCACACCGGTCATTGGATGATCACCGAGAAGGCAGGGGTAACGTTTGAGACTGGCATCGGCTTGGCGTACGGCAATACCGCTGCTTTTGATAAGTCCACCTGGCGGTTGGATAGCACAGGAAAAGAGGTCTACTTCTTCTCGCCTGAGAGTTACCTGGTGGAGGTGGGCGGAGCAACCATCACTCGAACCGCTTTTGTGAAACTGATCCTGCGCAACAGTTGGGCATTTATCGAACTGCTATTCACCTGGCGGCTCTTCCCTTATTTCTTCCTGATACCAGTCGGCCTGGCACTGTTCCAGAAGCCATGGGACAGGCTCTACTTACAGCGCCAGTTGTTCATGGTGGCAAGCATTGCTCCAGTGTTGGGATTCGTGCTGTTCTTCGTCCAGGAGCGCTACATCGCGGCAGTACTGCCAGGCTTGTTGGTATGGTTGGGAGCGGGCTTGTGGGAATTAGGGAGATGGCTATCCGACACCGCGACTCAATTGCGCCTTCCTGGTGCGATGCCTAAGGTAATCCGATCTTTCCTGAACCTGATCCCATTGCTGTTTGTCTTGGTTTACTGTCTGGCTATGCAGCCGAACATGCTAAACAAGACCAGCACCGGTTCTTGGCGTCCGGCGCACAAGGAGATAGGTCTGTGGCTGCGAGATAAGGTCACGCCGGATACGGTGATTATGTCACGGTATCCGGCCATTGCGTTCCATGCAGACACGAAGTGGGCTGCCACGCCCAACGCAGAGGTCGGGGAGATCACCGATTACTTGCAGGCTAAAAACGTCCGCTATTGGGTTTTGGATGAACGAGAAGTGAGATTGCGACCGCAATTTGAGGGGCTCATTTCCGGCGAGGCAGTGCCTGCCTGGCTACGGCTGATCTACTCTGAAACGCTCCAAGGCGAGCGCATGGTGGTGTATGAGGTAATGTTGTGA
- a CDS encoding 4Fe-4S dicluster domain-containing protein, with translation MARIQLSTGRLNSDFVRRVAELSGQDLLACYQCGKCSAGCPAAGSMNVLPSQIIRLVQLGLEDEVLQSETIWYCASCLTCVARCPKGVDLARVMEAIRKIALERYGDHILVTKISPDELAEWPQQAFIGGFRKYTR, from the coding sequence ATGGCGCGCATTCAACTTTCCACTGGCAGGCTGAATTCCGACTTCGTCCGTCGGGTTGCAGAATTGAGCGGCCAGGACCTCTTGGCCTGTTACCAATGCGGCAAGTGTTCCGCCGGCTGCCCGGCTGCAGGCTCCATGAACGTTCTGCCCAGCCAGATCATTCGCCTCGTGCAATTGGGGCTCGAGGATGAGGTCCTGCAATCGGAGACCATTTGGTATTGTGCCTCGTGTTTGACATGTGTCGCTCGCTGTCCGAAAGGTGTGGACTTGGCCAGAGTAATGGAGGCCATCCGTAAGATCGCTTTAGAGCGCTACGGCGATCACATACTTGTGACCAAAATCTCGCCTGACGAACTGGCTGAGTGGCCACAACAGGCATTTATCGGCGGCTTCCGCAAATACACACGTTGA
- a CDS encoding glycosyltransferase family 39 protein — translation MENVGKQRATKFTIYAIILVSFVLRLLLLRVDRIVRWDEPDYLLMGINLFSGRGLTVGQVPELHYAPLFPIVTGTLGLVLGDAKRASDLCYLIFGTLLPLCTYLVARRTSGTTAALITAALVGVFPPLSAGVLFWGTMIEPMYVVLLLTALYAWFRALDTNLARWHLGAGVLLGLAYLTKPEALLHMAFLWAIVTLYRLATRTMRDRRTITNLALAALAFIMVISPYIAYLYRYTGRVLLSGKLGVTYAAGLGVVIGDPVLYDRELARLDEAGEHIIWFSPDRFKYSLLDYIRQDPRLFLYRTWHNFNALEQSLFSHQAFPFYLLGLVALAWFARKWDQRRVWSMAMLLAFCLPLASFLPFHIELRYFAPLFPVLLLWVAEGITELGHWWRETVSNLMGHEPHPAWLALGTRLPAFALCALFLALQPFVVANGLADMNPAPREAGLWLKANTPPETLLMTRDTQVPFYAERPWIPSANEPYERLIHYARKNRVQYWVVDEREVTVIRPQLSFLADTTNPPPELEFVRKFSGGKWAVIVYRLVAAP, via the coding sequence ATGGAGAACGTAGGAAAGCAGCGCGCCACAAAATTCACGATATATGCCATTATTTTGGTTTCCTTCGTCCTGCGGCTGCTCTTGCTGCGCGTGGATCGCATCGTGCGTTGGGACGAACCGGATTACCTCCTGATGGGCATCAACCTATTTTCTGGCCGGGGGCTCACCGTAGGCCAAGTGCCCGAATTGCATTACGCACCCCTCTTCCCCATTGTCACTGGAACGTTGGGCCTGGTGCTCGGTGACGCCAAACGGGCAAGCGACCTCTGCTATCTGATCTTCGGCACCCTGTTGCCCCTGTGCACGTATTTGGTCGCCCGACGGACAAGCGGAACGACAGCTGCCCTCATCACAGCAGCGCTAGTGGGCGTCTTTCCCCCTTTGTCTGCAGGGGTGCTCTTCTGGGGGACGATGATTGAGCCCATGTACGTCGTGCTCCTCCTTACCGCTCTCTACGCCTGGTTTCGCGCTTTGGATACCAACCTGGCCAGGTGGCATCTAGGGGCGGGTGTATTGCTGGGCTTGGCCTACCTTACCAAACCCGAGGCGCTGCTTCACATGGCGTTCTTGTGGGCTATTGTAACACTTTACCGCTTGGCTACCAGAACAATGCGAGACCGCAGGACAATAACCAATCTGGCGTTGGCTGCATTGGCTTTCATTATGGTGATCTCTCCATACATAGCGTACCTATACCGATACACCGGGCGCGTTCTGCTCAGTGGCAAATTAGGCGTGACCTACGCAGCAGGGTTAGGGGTAGTAATAGGCGACCCCGTGCTTTACGACCGCGAGTTGGCGCGGCTTGACGAGGCCGGCGAGCATATCATCTGGTTCTCTCCAGATCGTTTCAAGTACAGTTTGCTCGACTACATCCGCCAAGACCCTCGCCTATTCCTATATCGCACCTGGCATAACTTCAACGCATTAGAGCAATCGCTCTTCTCTCACCAGGCGTTTCCTTTTTATCTGCTAGGGTTAGTCGCTCTGGCGTGGTTCGCTCGAAAGTGGGATCAGAGACGGGTCTGGAGTATGGCGATGCTTCTGGCTTTTTGCCTGCCTTTGGCATCCTTCCTGCCCTTCCACATCGAGTTACGATACTTCGCCCCCCTTTTCCCAGTGCTTCTCCTCTGGGTGGCGGAAGGGATCACGGAATTGGGTCATTGGTGGCGCGAGACGGTTTCCAACCTCATGGGGCACGAGCCCCACCCAGCCTGGCTCGCCTTGGGAACACGCCTGCCAGCCTTCGCACTCTGCGCGCTCTTCCTCGCTTTGCAACCGTTTGTTGTGGCCAATGGTCTGGCTGACATGAACCCTGCGCCACGAGAGGCAGGACTATGGCTTAAGGCGAACACTCCACCGGAGACGCTGCTCATGACCCGTGATACCCAGGTGCCATTTTATGCTGAAAGGCCCTGGATTCCATCGGCCAATGAACCCTACGAGCGCCTCATCCACTATGCCCGCAAAAACCGCGTCCAATATTGGGTAGTGGACGAGCGTGAGGTAACAGTGATACGTCCACAATTGAGTTTCCTCGCGGACACAACGAATCCACCACCGGAACTGGAATTCGTGCGGAAATTCTCAGGGGGAAAATGGGCGGTCATTGTATACCGCCTTGTGGCTGCCCCATGA
- a CDS encoding fumarate hydratase, translated as MREIKADEISATVAKLCIDANYYLGEDVLDALRAARAQEISPVGQAVLDQILQNADVAREEQMPLCQDTGMTVVFLELGQDAHIVGGSLVDAINEGVRRGYTEGYLRKSVVEHPFSSRINTKDNTPAVIHTDVVPGDRLKITVVPKGGGSENMSYLNMMAPAAGRKGIVDFVVDCVDKSGANPCPPIIVGVGIGGTADKAMLIAKKALLRRVGAPNPDPEVASLEAEILEKANKLGIGPQGFGGRVTVLAVHAETYPCHIASMPVAVNIQCHSARHKEAVL; from the coding sequence GTGCGCGAAATAAAGGCCGATGAAATCTCTGCAACGGTGGCTAAACTCTGCATCGACGCCAATTACTACCTAGGCGAAGACGTCTTGGATGCACTGAGAGCGGCCAGAGCACAAGAAATATCGCCGGTAGGACAGGCTGTGCTCGATCAGATCCTGCAAAACGCGGATGTGGCACGAGAGGAGCAGATGCCCCTCTGCCAAGATACCGGGATGACGGTGGTCTTCCTTGAGCTGGGACAGGATGCGCACATTGTCGGTGGTAGTTTGGTGGATGCGATTAACGAAGGTGTGCGTCGCGGTTATACGGAGGGCTACCTTCGCAAGTCGGTGGTAGAGCATCCCTTCTCTTCCCGCATTAATACGAAGGATAATACCCCGGCCGTGATCCACACTGACGTCGTTCCCGGTGACCGCCTTAAAATCACTGTCGTGCCCAAGGGCGGCGGCAGCGAAAACATGAGTTACCTCAATATGATGGCTCCGGCGGCGGGACGGAAGGGCATTGTGGACTTCGTCGTGGACTGCGTGGATAAGTCCGGCGCCAATCCCTGTCCACCTATTATCGTGGGTGTGGGCATCGGGGGGACAGCCGACAAGGCGATGCTCATCGCTAAGAAAGCGCTCCTGCGCCGGGTCGGTGCACCCAACCCCGATCCAGAGGTCGCGTCGTTGGAGGCCGAAATACTGGAGAAGGCCAACAAACTGGGTATAGGGCCCCAAGGCTTTGGGGGCCGGGTGACCGTATTGGCGGTGCATGCCGAAACTTACCCTTGCCACATCGCCTCAATGCCAGTGGCCGTCAACATCCAGTGCCATTCAGCGCGGCATAAAGAAGCCGTGCTGTAA
- a CDS encoding glycosyltransferase family 39 protein, giving the protein MPTRGDARFTALASISRGMMNLRQRAAATEIATLIIVLLLALSLRLYRLVPPEQGLRYAQDADEGAYLTSAQLMLQGYLPYRDFFAVIPPVALHLFAAILRLTYTPWGSPSGFMAVRYLCVAMGTVSVLVTYLIGRKVGGRWAGLLAAFLVAVDGIVVAQDRRAMLEAPSNLFTLLALFAYLGAIESEKRLPLAAAGVCSTLALLSKGTALIVPVLIVLHVLLQRRFRALLIFAATVAVTYLLLAGYFLITCPEQYLKQMYLFHLLRPPDGTVGIIARLIEIWNYTWSWLTVRLGLLGLVFAILTLRQDGQREQWLVIIGWGVTALLLNLVSRTYWATYFSQLAFPLAVWAGGLLSDRFANLKIAKMPLPYFQVGLIALVCVLGAGNLVRQAKATRDALCQIKPVHLEMAAVLRDQVPEGASVLVFEPNYTFLSSRPLAGLRDGGFFVDSYGEMLYINLGMANTPLFALSGRTNEDNEANAIDVFHRQPAQDAILALFQSSDYVVLDARTARQLSSDTQAYILAHSQLVASTSGATLRARLSEQE; this is encoded by the coding sequence GTGCCCACGCGTGGTGATGCCCGTTTCACGGCATTGGCCAGTATCTCAAGGGGGATGATGAACCTTCGGCAAAGGGCAGCCGCTACAGAAATCGCAACATTGATCATCGTGCTCCTTCTGGCGCTAAGCCTGCGCCTGTATCGGCTTGTGCCTCCGGAACAAGGACTTCGTTATGCCCAAGACGCTGACGAGGGGGCATATCTTACCAGCGCCCAGTTGATGCTCCAAGGCTACCTGCCTTACCGGGATTTCTTCGCGGTTATCCCTCCTGTTGCACTCCACCTTTTCGCTGCGATCTTGCGCCTGACTTACACACCGTGGGGCAGCCCGAGCGGGTTCATGGCGGTCCGTTATCTGTGCGTGGCGATGGGCACCGTTTCAGTGCTGGTAACGTATCTCATCGGGCGCAAAGTCGGCGGGCGGTGGGCGGGGCTACTGGCTGCATTTCTGGTGGCGGTGGATGGCATCGTGGTCGCTCAGGACCGCCGTGCCATGCTCGAGGCACCCAGTAATCTGTTCACCCTCTTGGCCCTCTTCGCCTATCTGGGAGCCATAGAAAGCGAAAAACGCCTACCGCTGGCAGCGGCGGGCGTGTGCTCTACCTTAGCGCTCTTGTCGAAGGGAACAGCGCTAATAGTTCCAGTATTGATTGTGTTGCATGTACTACTGCAACGAAGATTTCGCGCCTTGCTCATCTTCGCTGCGACTGTTGCAGTTACCTACCTGCTATTGGCAGGCTATTTCCTGATCACGTGCCCGGAACAATACCTCAAACAAATGTACCTTTTTCACCTGTTGCGCCCTCCTGATGGCACGGTTGGTATCATCGCCCGGTTGATAGAGATATGGAATTACACCTGGAGTTGGCTCACTGTACGCCTGGGATTATTGGGTTTGGTCTTCGCCATTTTGACGCTACGGCAGGACGGGCAGCGTGAACAGTGGCTTGTGATCATCGGCTGGGGCGTAACGGCTTTGTTGCTCAATCTCGTTTCCAGAACGTACTGGGCGACTTATTTCTCCCAGTTGGCTTTTCCGCTCGCGGTGTGGGCTGGAGGGCTGCTGAGCGACCGGTTCGCAAATCTGAAGATAGCGAAGATGCCACTACCTTATTTCCAAGTTGGCCTGATCGCCCTGGTGTGTGTACTCGGCGCGGGTAACCTAGTCCGACAAGCCAAGGCCACTCGAGATGCTCTGTGTCAGATCAAACCTGTGCACTTGGAGATGGCTGCCGTGTTGCGCGACCAGGTGCCAGAAGGAGCCAGCGTGCTCGTATTCGAGCCCAACTACACTTTCCTGTCGTCACGACCGTTGGCGGGGTTGCGCGATGGTGGTTTCTTCGTGGACAGTTATGGCGAAATGTTATATATTAACTTGGGGATGGCGAACACACCGCTGTTTGCGCTCTCGGGCAGAACGAACGAAGACAACGAGGCCAATGCCATAGACGTTTTCCACCGGCAACCGGCTCAGGATGCGATATTGGCCTTGTTCCAGTCATCGGATTACGTTGTACTCGATGCCCGAACGGCACGGCAATTGAGTAGCGACACGCAAGCGTATATCCTGGCTCACTCCCAACTTGTGGCTAGTACGAGTGGGGCCACGTTGCGTGCCCGGCTGAGTGAGCAAGAGTAA
- a CDS encoding CoB--CoM heterodisulfide reductase iron-sulfur subunit B family protein, with product MKIAYFPGCTLHEKAAGFDISAREAMAALGVELVEMSGWGCCGATYPLSSENLLEFTANARNLANARKQGEELAVACATCYNVLKRTNYFLAHDTEARDKINLFIEEEYAGDLAVIHLLEIIRDRIGFDAVRERVMRPLTGLKVAAYYGCLLLRPFAEIGLDDPEKPRVLEDLMAALGAEAVFFPHRSECCGSYIAVKSAEAALMPSYTILSAAERAGADLIVTSCPLCQFNLDRRQSEMQRRYSGFRPLPVLYFTQLLGIALGLDAGKYGLDKLYVDPQPILRERGFLLQEVPA from the coding sequence ATGAAGATCGCCTACTTTCCTGGTTGTACGCTGCACGAGAAGGCAGCGGGTTTTGATATCTCGGCGCGAGAAGCCATGGCCGCGCTGGGTGTCGAATTGGTGGAAATGTCCGGCTGGGGTTGCTGCGGGGCCACCTACCCTCTTTCAAGCGAGAACCTGTTGGAGTTCACGGCCAACGCTCGCAACCTCGCCAACGCCCGCAAACAGGGTGAGGAACTCGCCGTCGCCTGCGCTACCTGCTACAACGTTCTGAAACGCACCAATTATTTCCTTGCACACGACACAGAGGCGCGAGATAAAATCAACCTCTTCATCGAGGAGGAATACGCCGGCGACTTGGCTGTGATCCATTTATTGGAGATCATCCGCGATCGCATCGGATTCGACGCCGTGCGCGAACGGGTGATGCGGCCACTGACTGGGCTCAAGGTAGCCGCTTATTACGGGTGTTTGTTACTCCGTCCATTCGCCGAAATCGGCTTGGATGATCCGGAAAAGCCCCGCGTCCTGGAAGACCTAATGGCTGCGCTGGGCGCAGAAGCGGTGTTTTTCCCGCATCGCAGCGAATGCTGCGGTTCTTACATAGCAGTCAAATCAGCGGAGGCAGCGTTGATGCCCTCCTACACCATCCTCTCGGCAGCAGAGCGTGCCGGGGCAGATCTCATAGTCACCAGTTGCCCGCTTTGTCAGTTTAACCTCGACCGTCGCCAGTCCGAGATGCAGCGGAGATATTCCGGCTTCAGGCCACTGCCAGTGCTGTATTTTACCCAATTGCTCGGTATCGCCCTGGGGCTGGATGCAGGCAAGTATGGACTGGACAAACTCTATGTGGACCCGCAGCCGATCTTACGCGAGAGGGGTTTTCTCCTGCAGGAGGTTCCCGCGTGA
- a CDS encoding DUF2304 domain-containing protein: MMQPRAQVFLSLLGLAVLVTVINLVRTKKLREQYALLWLAIAALFAISPIVINSLDRIAYALGIDYPPALFFTIAFLLFVLILFQFSTTISDFGDRIKVLTQEIALLERRVRELENNLNEAEK, translated from the coding sequence ATGATGCAACCACGTGCTCAGGTTTTCCTCAGCCTCCTGGGACTGGCTGTTCTCGTCACGGTGATTAACCTGGTTCGCACCAAGAAACTGCGTGAACAGTATGCTCTCCTCTGGCTGGCAATTGCGGCATTGTTTGCCATTTCGCCCATTGTAATAAACTCACTCGATCGCATCGCCTATGCCTTGGGCATTGATTACCCACCCGCTCTGTTCTTCACGATCGCCTTCCTTCTTTTTGTGCTGATCCTGTTCCAGTTCTCTACCACCATCTCCGATTTTGGCGACCGTATCAAGGTGCTAACCCAAGAGATCGCTTTGCTGGAACGGCGGGTGAGGGAATTAGAAAACAACCTGAACGAGGCAGAGAAATAG
- a CDS encoding methyltransferase domain-containing protein — protein sequence MDEDAKAIQLGHPSYVWRFGQDRRLALIARYARLDGARILDVGCGLGTYVRKLRRFSEEVYGVDVDADRVAEASQTLPNIACAPAEKLPFDDGFFDTVLLHEVLEHVNDDRQAMSEACRVLRVGGRAVIFVPNRLYPFETHGAYWGGRYHFGNIPLIGYLPNALRRRLVPHVRAYTARELHRLLDGLPCRIVVHTQIFPGYDNIAHRYPRLAQVLRSLTYALEKTPLRALGLSHLLVVEKTG from the coding sequence ATGGATGAAGATGCCAAGGCTATCCAACTCGGTCATCCCAGTTACGTCTGGCGCTTTGGACAAGACCGACGCCTGGCTTTGATCGCTCGCTATGCCCGGCTCGATGGAGCGCGTATCTTAGATGTAGGTTGTGGTCTGGGAACCTATGTGCGCAAACTGCGCCGCTTCAGCGAGGAAGTCTATGGTGTGGATGTGGACGCCGATCGCGTCGCCGAAGCCAGCCAGACATTGCCCAACATCGCCTGCGCCCCAGCCGAGAAACTCCCGTTTGACGATGGCTTCTTTGACACGGTCTTGCTCCACGAGGTGTTAGAACACGTGAACGATGACCGTCAGGCCATGAGTGAAGCCTGTCGAGTGCTCCGGGTTGGTGGACGTGCCGTGATTTTCGTGCCCAACCGCCTTTACCCTTTCGAGACGCACGGTGCGTATTGGGGTGGGCGTTACCATTTCGGCAACATACCTCTCATCGGCTATCTTCCCAATGCACTACGCCGACGCCTGGTCCCTCACGTCCGGGCATACACCGCGCGCGAACTGCATCGTCTGTTAGACGGCTTGCCCTGCCGCATCGTAGTGCACACCCAGATATTCCCCGGCTACGACAACATCGCCCACCGTTACCCGCGTCTGGCGCAGGTTCTGCGCAGTCTCACTTATGCTCTGGAAAAGACCCCGCTGCGGGCGCTTGGACTCTCTCACCTCTTGGTGGTGGAAAAGACCGGCTGA